In Phalacrocorax carbo chromosome 1, bPhaCar2.1, whole genome shotgun sequence, the genomic stretch GGTAAAAAACAATAGTGAACATATTTGGGATGAAAATCTGACTTACAGCCATCAGTGATGGCTACCATAACCCTCATGGACTTCAGTcctggaggagaagcagagacagaaatgaCAGATTGACTTCCAAAACAGTGTTTGCTCAGTTGAGGAAAGGCTGATGACCGCAGTGACAGGAATGAGATGGCTCAGATACTCCCTGCCTCTCTTCTGTAGggccagatttaaaaaaaaagcagctgtgccACTGTTTGTTTTGGAGTCCAAATGGGAGCCAAGCTCATTTATCATCTGGCCTCAGCACCTCTGGATCTCAGTTCCTAACCTGTAAAAGAGCATATTTTCCCTGTCTGGTATCTTTTCTTGGCATGTCTTTTTCCCTGCATGCACACCTGGATCACAGACTCTATCAGCAAAGGGGTAGCACCTCATTCAGGTAGGGCCTGCCCTCCCACTTTCACAACACAGAAAGGTCCTTACGTCTATTGCTTTTGAATACAAGAAATCCTTGCAGCCAAGAGGTTAATTCTCATAGATGGAAGAATGCTACAGCACACAACCCCTGATTATGCACCCTGCTGCTTTTAGTGTGTGATGAGACTGAAACACAACCATCAACAAATAAGGTACTGCAAGTGGGTCGTTTGGACAAACCACTTACGGTATCTTCTTTGATGATGGTGCTTTTGTCATTTTCTCCACTGCTGCGCTGACGTCTCCTTCTGCATCAATCAGTGCCTGCAAGTTTGCACTTTGGTCCTGGAAGCCCATGGCGCTGAGCTCTTCCATTTGTCTCTTAAATCTGGTCTGTGGTGCTTCCTCATCCATCTCTGTCTGGTCATCTGCTTCATCCTCATCTGACTCCAGAACTGCATCATCCTCAGACGTACCGCTTTCTGCTGGGTCATCCCTGCTTTCCAGATCCATACGTGAATCCTCCAAACTAAGTAAAAAATCTGGTGCTTCTCTTGAGAGGGTCTGTAATCCCAGGTGGATCTGTAGCAACgcctgctgtgctctggggtTTCTCAGCAAGTAGGAAATTTCGGCGTTCTCCATCTCCGGTGGCAGCTGCTGGGCCTGTTGGTCTTGAGGTGGAGAATTTCCATCGCTTGATATATGAGCACTATTCAGCAGCATTTGTGCTGGGCTGCTGGGGTTTGTTAATGCACTCTCCAGGTTGTGCATGACTTCTGGGTTTCCTATTAGTTGCTGAACCATGTTCTGAGCCTCCCCCGAGTTGGGTACCACTGCACCTGCTGCAGGACCCAAACTCAGCAAGGCAAAGCTGTCACCGGTGCTGCTGTTGGCAAATTGGCCATCGTAGTCATCTGCATTATCACTGACTCCGTTGGACTGCGGAGCCCAAGGGTTGGGTAATGGCCTCCGGTTTTCGGTGTGGGCTGGTAGCCTGGCTCCACTCAGGGGTGGGTTACTGTCCAAGGAAGCAAAGGGGTTGTTGCCCAGCTGTGCCTGCACAGCATCCAAGATGGGCTCCTCAATTTCCCTGTACAGCCGCTCCAGAGCTCTGTACCCACCGGGGATGCTTTCAAGGTTGTTCATGGCCACGTCATGGTTCCTCATCATCTCTTGCATAACGGCAGAACTGCTGGAAGCCTCTAAGATTTCTCTGATAGTATGTGGGTTAGTGAGAGTCTGACCAATCTCAGGATTTTCTTCAGCCAGCCGCTGCATCTGAGGGTCCGACATGATGAGATCCCTGACAAGATCGGCGTTGCTAAAGGTGTTCTGCCCAAAGGTGCCCTGCATCATCTCACTTATCAGGCTGTGCATGGGCACATTTTGTTCTTGAATGCTATTCACCAAGTCCAGCATGTCTGCTGAGTGCAGGCCTAGGAGATATGCACCTGTCACCCCAAGgaggaacccaagcaaaaagGCATTGTTGTTGATGGTGTTCAGATCCAGGTCTGAACTTAAGATGCTAGACAAGAGGTCCTCCATGGTCTGGGCCACTATTTGTTGGCTGGAGGTCAACAGCTCAGGCAAGCTATGATGGTTCAAGCATGGGGGTTGCAGATTAGCTGTGTTTCCCAAGTAGGATAAATTGGAATTACTGTGGCTGGGAGGTTGCGTCAGGGTGGCTGCTCTTCCTTGACCTGTCAGGCCGTACTGTGGTCTCTTTTGGGACCTGATGACCACATGGATGCTGACTCCACTGTGAACGTTGTGCTGGCTCAAAGTGTCTTGATCCTTGAGGACTTTCCCAGCAAATATCAGGACCAGCAGATCAGGGCATGTTTTGAAACGTTTGGCAACTTCTTCCTTAAACTCCTGGATGGtgctgctctgggcaacctcaAACTGCTCCTTCTGCTTGAGGGTCTTCACGGTCACTTTGATGATATTTGAGGAATCCATGGTGACAACCGGTTGACTAGTCTCTGCTGCCCCTTTGCCTTCGGGCACGGTGACTCTGAGACCAGGACTGCGCTTTGGTCTGTtgagaagcagaaatgctgGCAGAAGGTGGGGAGAAACAGGGCGCAGTGGCTGCCAGCTGAAACAGCAGGGTGGCTGTTGCCCCTGCTACGGTGACAGCTGCTGGGAGAGAGCAGTGACACAGGGACAAGGACCACCTCTCCCTGCAGTGCAGATTGAATGCACATACCAGCCAGATGTtgcacagctgctctgcttGCTCACCAGCCACGCAGAGCACCCCCCATGTTCCTTGTCCcactgcagcctcctgcctACATGGAACTGCCATGCAGCTGTCCCTGTGCTATGACATCACCGCTGATGTCAGAGTGAGAAGCAACGGCCTGGAGGGGGGCCGTTTCCCTTGGAGCTGAGCTCAGGCTTCCTCGCCTCTGAGGTTCCCAGCCAACCTACTCCCTGGGGCACAGGGAGGACCATGACATGGGAAAGTCCTGTCTCAGGGCACTCCAGAACCATTTCCATTCGAGACAACCACTGCACCCAGCTGCTCGCAGGCAGGAAACCCCATTGCAAAGCTCCCAGGCACCCACCCTCTCCACTCTGGACCTTGCTCCCCTGTTTCAGTGAATACCCCGTTCCTGCCAGGTTTGCTTCAAAGCACCCTGAAGCTTTGCATCCCATCCCCGTCAGCCTTTGGGTCACTTTGTGGTtttgctgccagccctgcacaCCCACACCGAGGGTCAGCACTCTCCTCTAGCAGGCTCCTAGCAGCGCAGCCCCCACGCCTGCCGCCTCCCTCACAGCCCTGATCTCAGCTGTCTGAGAAGGAAATATCCACCTTCTTCAGCCTGATCCCAGGAGCACCCTCACTTTTTCAACCAGGAAACACCAGCACCAGGAGCTTTCATCCCTGACACTGCCCCGGCACAGATGTGCCCGGGTAAGGGTTATACAGGCTGTGCAATTTCAATACACTTCATACCATCTTTGTGGATGCTGCTTTAACAGCGTCCACATTTAATTCCGTGTTCACAAAGCAAACACACTCCAGTGCCATTAGTGGAAAAGAATTTCTCCTTCACCCAGCTGAGAAAGGGGATGTTTGttccaaaacaaagccaaaaggAGGTACATTTTTCTTAGCAAtccacattttatttcttgtttgtaCAATGCTTGGAAAAAGTTTTGACAGTCCCCAGGTTGGTGCTCAATTCCTTCACCTGCAAAATTCAAAGACTAACTTTCACGAGCCAATATAAAAATCCAGGTGCATACCAGAACAACAGCTTCATTTGTTTGGCCTTCTTTCATAGCTTTCAGGTTATTTGATGTTAATACTAATTTTCTAAATTacaaaagttttcatttaataaaaagatcTTCTGATCCATTTGCAGAGTGCTTATTCCATTCTGCTAACCATGCCACATGGCAGCTCCCTGAAGGACATGGTACGGTTTCTGTTTCCAGACAGCATGCCAAGAGAAGAGCGCTTCCAAAGACCTAGCACTCTTGTTTGCAATAACAAAGAGCTCCTCTGCAATTATTTGTTTGGACAAAAGACACTGGCACGCACACCTCTGCCAGCACACCAGTGCCTGTTTGCTCCCTCCCACCGTGATTCGTCCCTCCACCGCTGCCACCAGCCACCCCTTTCCCGGCTGGGTGCAGCAGCGGTAGCACAGGGCACCGTCCCTCTGCGTGGTGACCCCACAGCCCTCATCATCgctggctgcagctctggctcCAGTTCACTGACAAATGATGGGACAATAGTGCTAAATACAGCAATGGTGGGTCTGATCTCTATTTTCTCTGACGGTTCAGTCTCAAAGCATGGACACGCGAAACACAACTGGTCCCCTTGCTCCACTGTGGACATCAGTGGGATCTGGGGAAAACTGACACCTTGGAGTCAGCCCTGTCCTGTGAGCTCTCACAGACAGCTTCCTGGCACAGGTCATGAAGGACCCAACAATAAAGGGGCTCTGCTGGGCACACATATAGGAACCCACCACACAAATGCAAGCATCAAAACTTCTTGTTTGCAAAGCATCAAACCTTTGATGTTTGCAGACCACTTCAGCTTGTGGTGCTGTGCCACACTGCAGCTCTGGAGCAGACTGATGTAGGGCATGGGCAAAGGCCAATACgtctgcccctgcccctccctgctGGCCCCAGAGCCCTCCCCTGCTCCGACGGAAAACCTCTGGGAGGGGGACGattccctctgctcccaccctcCCCCACCATGCCCATACCCCGCAAATAGCGGCTGCACCACAAGGCTACATTTTGTCCCTCTTCTGAGCATCAGCACAGACGTCTGGGTGGGAACACACTGTGACAGCCCACAGAAGGCAGCGTTTTCTTCACCTGCTGCATACAACTTGTAAGAAAAGCCTGTCTGGCCTCTGGGGCTGGTCAGCACagctggggggggcaccccacTGGTTCCCCGAGAAAGGCATGTCTGAGAGGAGCCATCCAGGTCAGCTATGAGGAAAGCAAAGCATCTCCACGGGGTGGGTCAAGGCCCCACACATGGAGCAGGGTGGTGCTGGGGTGGAAATCACCTACCACGGGCTTTTGCTGTGTGGGTGGCTCCTCTGAGCTGGCTGTTGGGCATCTGCAGCCCACCAAGTGTGGGCAAGGTGCCCACAGCTACAGCAGCGCACAGGTGATGGAGGAGGAGATGCTTCACTTCTGGGCTCTGTGGGGGGGGACAAGGGTCTCTGCATGTAGCTTGTTTGCGTTTGTGCCTCCAGATGAAAGCTGTTCCCTCTGCCTGTGCAGGAAGCCTATCCTACCTAGAGAGGAACTAAAAACACCCCTGCCTGCAACCCCTCCTGCCAGCCTACGTGCTGGACAGCTGAAGGTTTCAAGCAGGAGCTGCTTCGTCCCGGTTAGCAAACCCGAGGGCTGTGCTTGTGGGCTGATGCTGCTCACAGATGAAGCTCCCCATGACGCAAACCTTGCCGCTGCAGGGCAGATGCTGGTGCCTGCTGGTCTTCCCTGCACCTCTGCATGACTAactctgcacagctctgctgcaggccCGGGGGTCTGCACAAGCTAGGGCAGAGTGCCAGGGTCTCACACAAGCCCTGAGGAAGTGGAGCAAGGGAGCAGTCGACCAGCAAGCCAATGACAGACTGACAGCCCCCAGTCCAGCCCAGTGCACGGACTCTGGGCTTTGGCCATGGCCATTGGGTGCCCAGCTCAGACGACCAGCTGGGCACTGGGCAATGACTCTTGCTTGTGGTCCTTCCTGCTGCACTGTCTCACCTCAGCCCAGCAGAAGCTGTCACGTCTAGAATAACGTCTCATGTTATCCATgtgttcaaaaagaaaaatataactttGGTATCGAAGTCCTGAGAAGTGTTTTCCTGCCTGCTGGGCTCAGCAGGACTCCTGCACAGCCACGACTgcgctgccatccagcgagtCCTGGCCAGGccggagagctgggcccaggggaacctcggggaattcagcaagagccagtgcaaggtcctgcccctggggaggaacagccccccgcaccagcacaggctgggggggacctgctggagagcggctctgctgagaggccctgggggtgctggggggcagcgaggtgaccctgagccagcaccgggccctcggggccaagggggccagcggtgtcctggggggcatgaaaaggagcgtggccagcagggcgagggaggttctcctccccctctgctctgccccagtgaggccacatctggggggctgcggccagttctgggccccccagttcaagaagggcagggaactgctggagcaaggccagcgcagagctgccaaggggatcaggggctggagcatctccctggggaggaaaggctgagagacctgggcttgtccagcctggagaagagaaggctgagggggaatctcatcaatgcctataaatatctgaagggttggtgtcagggggatggggccgggctctttccagtggtgcccaacgccaggccaaggggccacgggcacaagctgggacacgggaagttccccctgaacatgaggccaaaccccttccctgtgcgggtgccagagcaggggcacaggctgcccagagaggctgtggggtcccttccctggggacattcaccccccgcctggacgcggccctgtgcccctgctctgggggtgcctgctccagcaggggtgggacgggatgagctccagagggcccttccagcccccaccagcctgggagtctgggattctgtgactaTGGCACTAGTAAAGCACCTGGACTGCactctgaatttgtttttcacTCCATAAATGATGGGGTTTAACATTGTGGGGGGAAGCACACAGAAATTGGCCACAACAATAAAGGTAGACCTGGGAATGCAGTGCCAAAAACTGTgtgcagaaaggaggaaaaagctagCCTGAAGCACAGTAACATGATCAAGACCCCAGAGCCGTGGGTGCTCAGAGGCTTAAGCCAGGCGTCTTTGGACAGGACCTGGAAGACAGACTGGAGGAACAGCAGGTAAGCTGTAGCAATGAGTGTGACATCCATGCCTACCACATAAACAGCAATCGTGACACCACACCAGACCTTCGTGGTGATGTCCACACACGCCAGCCTGGCTATGCCCATGTGCTTGCAGTAGGTGTGAGGGACAAGTTTGTTTCTGCAGAAGGTCAAGGAGACGACAAGGATGAAGAATACCTGGGTAATGCAGGCTTCCAAAGAAACGTCCCCAGCCCTAACCCAGAAGATGGCCAGTGTCTTGGGCACAGTGGTAGTGGGTAGCAGCAAGTCAGCAACTGCCAGCATGGGCAGGAAGAGGTACCTGGGCTCATGGAGGCTCTTCTACGTGTCGTTGACGAAGGACAGTGTGAAATTCCCAAGCACAGCAACCATGTACATGAGTGTATGGGGGTGGAGATCCAGAGGTGAGAGTCCCCTGTGCCAGAGGTGTCCATCAGGACACAGGTGATGGGAGCAAAGGCAGTGCAATTGCCAGCTAACATGACAGCCTATTCCTTGAACTTTCTACAAGGCTCCCAGTGACTAAAAAGAAAGTACAAAGCAAAGTTTAATGCTACAGTTGTTCATGAGTACATATTCTCACAAGCTTACTGACACTGCCAGAAGACCTAATCCATAACAACCACTCACAGAGGCACAGAACTATGGAGCAATCCAGGATGGACAAGACCTTGGGAGGTCTCTGGTCCAACCACCTGCACAAAGCAGTCAGCTAAGGGCTTTATACAGCTGAGTCTCaaaaacctccagggatggagattgCACAAGCTTTCTGGGCAACCCGTTCCAGTTCGCGCACTGGGGCTGTAATACATCCCTGTGCAACCATAGACCAGCCTTTCCTGCAGACGGATGGGAGGTGGGTGCATTCAGGGTGGTACCAGGGCATCCTTCTCTGAGCCTGAAGAGGGAGAGGCTGTTTCCCCGTTCTCCTTTACCCATCTGATCCTGGCGTAACCCAGCTCTCACCTTATAGGCACTGGGAGGGTGCAAAGGTCTGGCCAAGCACCGGCGCCTGCTCAGTGAGCTGAGTCGCTCCGCAGGGAGGAAACAGGCTCAAACGCTGTTTCATCAGGCAGCAGCTTCCTGACACAAAGTCAGGCAGCGCATTGCTGAGGCTTTGGCAGTGGCACAGGcttcctgcctcccccagcagGCGTGTTCTTAATTTCAACCCTTCCACAGATACAGCACCTTCCTAAAAGACCAGGAACTCGCTCACTCAGCACAAGCAGCTCACCAGTTTCCTGCCCCAGCCACGAGCGAGGGTTTTCTGCCCACAGCCCTCAGGCAGGGACGTGCAGGTGCTGGGGAATTTGCTCTTGCAGCAAGGATGgggtgtagctgtacgcttctacgggagaacttatcttgggccgcatatctccgggacacagggctctacccaccctggggacagtgatgcacagacaccaatatgatggatacaaaatgtccgtctatttggctgcgtcacacgcttatatagctcttgcgcttcctgttcctgccactcctatggggaggagtctgtctttccatcacatcccgtgatcttccggtcgccgatccctgtctattcccctacatctccccctccccacgctactaaaattctgcaaagctacttgcataagcggatacatattgcggtcagatctatattcatgtaactctcgcaggcgctctttgatttgtcttataacacagcataacaatggaagcccacaagtaaccatggttactacacacaacaagatccccccaattattactatccagttccagtttatatctctcttttgccgccctttccagtgtcgctctcgttgcaatattgcttgcgatcttgtcaaggagctcatttcttttcccaatggtacggctagcatgaggatccgtgtcagcagaccctgcaaagagacaactcagagagggattattcattgtacatccttgcacagttctgctttcacacactttgcaggcacccattctatgcgcccttcattctcaaccgcggtgtagcccctccccaggcatcccagtttccatcctctctcccattgctcactgcctgggaaccttactcgtacctgtggatagcgctcgcctgcttgagctttgccaaagtgcttctccactgctgtaacttgctcctgcccgcgtataaaatgattaagcgaatataatgcacgcattaaaatagtttgctgagctgctacgggtatagttcccttatacccctccccctccccaagctgtattattttcgccttcaaggtgcgatgagcgcgttctactactgcctgccctgtgctattgtaagcaatgccgtgttttaatacaatattccaagctttacaccattcttgggtattTTGAGCgcgaaagcatggtccattatctgtttttatctcggtaggctttccaagccacgccatcaccgtggtccaatgcgcagtcaagtgcgttgcggtctgcttccgatgttgagtagccgTGATGACTCCACTATAAGTATCAATTGTAACTGCCAGGTGctttccgggggccaactgtggacattcagtaaagtcagtctgccagatggaatttgcttccagtcctcgagggttgactcctgcctcccacaatggcgagtgctgacagtaaggacaggtggctactacttctcttgctgctcttattgagatgccacactcctttgccaaggctttagcacccaggtgcagttgttcatgtagtttcttagcctccgccaaggtccagactcccgcggctgcctcatcagccatgcgattcccctcaatcagtggtccaggccctgtctgatgactgcgaatgtgaattactgtcacagttgctcctcgctgtgataaagcaatctctagcatcaaggcaatttccgtgtgtggtacaccctctcgtttcatggacatgactaatttatacacatataaggagtctgtgcacacatttatatgccgatctatatcctttcgcagggccatctctagcgctttcgcctccagccactgcacacttttaccctgctcctcatacgtctggcgcatcccactattctcttctttccacactaccgccgctctgttcgtctttgaggaagcgtctgtgaaatatgttggtcctgggtgaggggtatccaaaaccctactatccacactcaaatccaccactttggctgtttcggcccacctctgtaccgtgcctgtgactattttccctgggtatgagtatactgccaattggaTATcttcttcactctctaccaccttctgccacttctccccattccacggcactgtcagcttatctggctctttcccaaaaattaccttgctttcccgtcgcagccgccaaatcattcccccggctaccttaacttttgtggagaatgcatccttgggaaccttctgatatacccatcgcagtggtttttcttcccctgctcgtatttgatatagcaatcctaacccgCCACAGGCGGTCAGAACCCAACccgcaattaattcctcctgggggtcccaccgccatactccttccttttgcattcgacgttctatcatctgcaactgctggactgcctcagggtctaaactcctgggctcccatgggtcggtccctttcagcaacgcatagaaaggttgcatctcctcaccggtgacgcgcacgaatgtccgcaaccactgcagtgctcctaccagcttctggacatcgtgtaaatttttaaccttaggtgtaagtttaataggctgagcttgtatgcagtccccttctattctagcacccagaaatccacacactggtcctcgctgtacttTTGCCTCAGCTatcttgaggccctgtcccgcaaggcccctttgggtgtctgaaaagacttgttcacacaacgcctcggtgggcgcagctatgaggacgtcatccatgtagtggatcatgtagatttgctcctgatactgctgccttacttgctgcaatgcagaagccacatacctctggcagatcgctggagaatttttcatcccctgcggaagtactgtccactgccatctactacctggttctgtgcggttcactgcaggcagagtaaaggcaaatctctttctatcatctggatgtagcggaatgctgaagaagcagtctttgatatctaaaataatgacttgccatcctcttgggacagcactcagatctggtaggccaggttggagaggccccatgtcctccatttgctgatttactgctctaaggtcatgcagcatcctccattggtttttatctttctttcttatagcaaatataggggtgttccacgggctcatcgagggctctaggtgccctgcttcgtgctctcgttttactatagctcttacaccctctgttttctctgttgtcaggggccactgctccacccagacgggctgttcggttttccacactaacttgtgctgatgaagcctctctgaggcagtggcccttatgataaatttttcaacccgatccccatctgggcaagggcgtctcgccctaacaaggggcttgctaccccatctgctactaatatggtcactacggccgtgaggagcttccctgcgtcctcgtccatgacttcgagtttcacagggcaaatacttgttctcgtctgttgttctcctcctacccctattatacgttttcccatggcgaggggccaagttgaTGGCCACCGTTTGAGTGACATTAtggtgacatctgccccggtatccactaacattcccaggcatattcgtgccgggtaactcggttcttgcggggtaatcatcactgctgccatgggtctctcatcacagcctatgaccaaggccacgcgggggctgtaacctgcaaatcttgcccccctgcgtgacggttcactcccccttggctcgctatggtgggccaagctcctggcg encodes the following:
- the LOC104045125 gene encoding ubiquilin-1-like produces the protein MDSSNIIKVTVKTLKQKEQFEVAQSSTIQEFKEEVAKRFKTCPDLLVLIFAGKVLKDQDTLSQHNVHSGVSIHVVIRSQKRPQYGLTGQGRAATLTQPPSHNLDLNTINNNAFLLGFLLGVTGAYLLGLHSADMLDLVNSIQEQNVPMHSLISEMMQGTFGQNTFSNADLVRDLIMSDPQMQRLAEENPEIGQTLTNPHTIREILEASSSSAVMQEMMRNHDVAMNNLESIPGGYRALERLYREIEEPILDAVQAQLGNNPFASLDSNPPLSGARLPAHTENRRPLPNPWAPQSNGVSDNADDYDGQFANSSTGDSFALLSLGPAAGAVVPNSGEAQNMVQQLIGNPEVMHNLESALTNPSSPAQMLLNSAHISSDGNSPPQDQQAQQLPPEMENAEISYLLRNPRAQQALLQIHLGLQTLSREAPDFLLSLEDSRMDLESRDDPAESGTSEDDAVLESDEDEADDQTEMDEEAPQTRFKRQMEELSAMGFQDQSANLQALIDAEGDVSAAVEKMTKAPSSKKIPPAAAAEDMEQLGLGMIL